GTAACCAAGCCAGCAACCAGCCCTCGCGCCCCAACAACAGCAGCAGTGCATAGCCAATGACAATAGGCGGGAAGACCAGCGGCAAGGTCACGAGCGCGTCGAGCAAGGCCTTGCCACGAAATGCGCAGCGAGCCAAAGCCCAGGCAATGGGCACTCCAAGCGCCAGTTGCAGCAACACGCTCCAGCCCATAACCTGCAGTGTCAGTGGGATGGAGGTCCAGGCACAGGTCTCAGCGAGCAAAACAGCCGGGCAGAGGTTTAAAGACCATTGGCGGTCATGATGCGCCGCGCGGTGTCACCTTGCATAAAGGCCTGAAAGCGACTTTGTGCCTCGGTGAGGGCGCGATCCCTGACTGTGCCAAGCGATATCTCAATCGGGTTGTAGCAGCTCTGTGGCAATTCGAGCACGGAGCCTGCGCGCCCGGCAATCGCCAGCGCCTCGGTCTTGTTCACGAACCCCGCATCCACTTCGCCCGAGGTGATGTAGCTACCAACTTGAGGCACACCTTCAACCTCGAGCAACTTGGGAGCCAGCGCATCGGCGAGGTGAAGTCGCTTCACGCACTCATCGGCCGCTCTGCCAAATACGGTCCGCGTGCGATGAGGAATTGCGACGCGCGTGAAGGCCATGTTTTTGAGCTCGTCAAGGCTACTCAAGGATTTGCCTTTGCTTGAGACAAGAACCAGCCGACCTGTACCGAGCCGGTCAAAGTTGCTGAATAGTCCGGTCGGCTCCAGCAGACTCTTGTCACCGATCAAAAAAACGACTTCCCGATTCTGCCTAGCCTGGGTCTCGATCTGTTTGATGTGGCCGAATGCAGCCTGCGCTTCAACACCCGTTTCTTTGCGAAATGCCTCGATTAGTTCGAGCACCGGTTTGCGGTAGCCGCCCATGGCGGCAACAAGCACTGACTCTGCGGCTCTGACGGGCGTGGCGAGCAGCAGCGTGACCATGCCCGCCAGTCCCAGCAGATTGCGGGCAAAGAGGCGCCGTGAGGAACGCCGCGCTCGATATTGATTCAAATTGGCAGTGCTCTCGTGGTGATTAACAGCATTCAACATTCAGATCCTCTGCAGAGGCCAGCGCTGGCATGCAGCGTATCGTTATATTCCTTGGAATATAACACTCTAAAATATTGAGCCGCAGCTTATGACAGACACCATCACACTACGCCCCATTGGCATCATTCATAGCCCTTTTCAAAGTACCCAGGGAATGCCGATACAGACTGTGGCAGCAGCCGACGTTGAAGGTGAGTTGGAGGTCTTCGAAGAGTTCGCCCCAGGACTGCGTGATATCGAAGGCTTTGAGTTCCTCATCCTGATCACCCATCTGCACCAGGCGGTGGAGAAGCTGGAAGTCGTGCCGTTTATGGATACGGTGAGCCACGGCGTATTTGCGACCCGTGCTCCAGCGCGGCCCAACCGGCTTGGTCTGTCCATTGTGCAACTGGTGCAGGTCAAGGGACGCATATTGTGCTTTCGCGGCAACGACATGCTGGACAGTACGCCTGTACTCGACATCAAGCCTTATGTACCCCAGCTGGATGTACGCAGCACGGAGCAAGTCGGCTGGTTTGACCACGGGCTGCAACGTCTGCCCGGCGCAGTCTCGGATGACCGGATGTCCTGACTCGCCTCGAGCGATCCATATTTTCACTGGCCGCTGAGGCGTTTGGTAAATGACTCCGCATAGGCCTGGGAGTGAAAACGCAGCACCCACGCTCTGACCGCATCTTCGGAACAGCGCTCGAGGCCCGCAATGAGGTAGAACCACCCGTTCGTCGCCAGGAAAACTGCTTTGACCCGCATGGATCCAGTGATCCTTGATTGCCCTTGCAAGAGCTCTGCTGAATGGCCGATCCTGGTGGTACAGCGATCACTCAGGACACGAAAAGTCCAATGACCGCCAATGACGGC
This window of the Comamonas testosteroni genome carries:
- the modA gene encoding molybdate ABC transporter substrate-binding protein, which translates into the protein MLNAVNHHESTANLNQYRARRSSRRLFARNLLGLAGMVTLLLATPVRAAESVLVAAMGGYRKPVLELIEAFRKETGVEAQAAFGHIKQIETQARQNREVVFLIGDKSLLEPTGLFSNFDRLGTGRLVLVSSKGKSLSSLDELKNMAFTRVAIPHRTRTVFGRAADECVKRLHLADALAPKLLEVEGVPQVGSYITSGEVDAGFVNKTEALAIAGRAGSVLELPQSCYNPIEISLGTVRDRALTEAQSRFQAFMQGDTARRIMTANGL
- the tsaA gene encoding tRNA (N6-threonylcarbamoyladenosine(37)-N6)-methyltransferase TrmO, which codes for MTDTITLRPIGIIHSPFQSTQGMPIQTVAAADVEGELEVFEEFAPGLRDIEGFEFLILITHLHQAVEKLEVVPFMDTVSHGVFATRAPARPNRLGLSIVQLVQVKGRILCFRGNDMLDSTPVLDIKPYVPQLDVRSTEQVGWFDHGLQRLPGAVSDDRMS